The following proteins come from a genomic window of Natrinema saccharevitans:
- a CDS encoding acyltransferase, whose amino-acid sequence MSETVREVVRGDGCTIDDDATVGYGEFDEPTRLGDGATIRAGSIVYGDVRIGDGFATGHDVLVREGTTIGDDVLVGTKTVIDGETTIGSHVSLQTNVYVPTETTIGSNVFVGPGAVLTNDEYPVRTDDGLEGPTIEDGASVGANATVLPGVTIGENAFVAAGAVVTEDVPAGRLAVGSPATMRPLPDPLEGENRLA is encoded by the coding sequence ATGAGCGAGACGGTACGCGAGGTCGTCCGCGGCGACGGCTGTACGATCGACGACGACGCGACGGTCGGCTACGGCGAGTTCGACGAGCCGACCCGGCTCGGCGACGGCGCGACGATCAGGGCCGGCTCGATCGTCTACGGCGACGTCCGGATCGGCGACGGGTTCGCGACGGGCCACGACGTCCTGGTCCGCGAAGGGACGACCATCGGCGACGACGTCCTCGTCGGGACCAAGACGGTCATCGACGGCGAGACGACGATCGGCTCCCACGTCAGCCTCCAGACGAACGTCTACGTCCCGACCGAGACGACGATCGGCTCCAACGTGTTCGTCGGGCCGGGTGCCGTCCTCACGAACGACGAGTACCCGGTCCGGACCGACGACGGACTCGAGGGGCCGACGATCGAGGACGGCGCGTCGGTCGGCGCGAACGCGACCGTCCTGCCCGGCGTGACGATCGGCGAGAACGCCTTCGTTGCGGCCGGAGCCGTCGTCACCGAGGACGTGCCGGCCGGGCGACTGGCCGTCGGATCGCCGGCGACGATGCGACCGCTACCGGATCCGCTCGAGGGGGAGAACCGGCTCGCATGA
- a CDS encoding DUF7344 domain-containing protein, whose translation MSESDLTQAELFDVFSNARRRHAVQYLKRTGGTCDLAPLVEQVAAWENDTDPDDVTRTQRRRVYISLYQTHLPMLEDHGIVDWDPDGHRIELLPSEERFDPYLDRHLEDQRPWQYLYGGVTVVGVIAVVPSILAVGPLTTAAAPLVALGLCLVVLGLAAVQHVSRRSDLRRSIGLAGR comes from the coding sequence ATGTCTGAAAGCGACCTCACGCAGGCCGAACTGTTCGACGTCTTCAGCAACGCGCGCAGACGACACGCGGTCCAGTATCTCAAACGCACCGGCGGCACCTGTGATCTCGCACCGCTCGTCGAACAGGTCGCCGCCTGGGAGAACGACACCGACCCCGACGACGTCACCCGGACCCAGCGACGCCGGGTCTACATCTCGCTGTACCAGACCCACCTCCCCATGCTCGAGGACCACGGCATCGTCGACTGGGACCCCGACGGCCACCGGATCGAACTGCTGCCGAGCGAGGAGCGGTTCGATCCGTATCTGGATCGCCACCTCGAGGACCAGCGGCCGTGGCAGTACCTCTACGGGGGCGTGACGGTCGTCGGCGTAATCGCCGTCGTCCCGTCGATACTCGCCGTCGGTCCGTTGACGACGGCCGCCGCGCCGCTCGTGGCGTTGGGTCTCTGTCTCGTCGTTCTCGGGCTCGCGGCGGTTCAGCACGTGTCTCGTCGGTCCGATCTTCGCCGTTCGATCGGGCTCGCGGGCCGGTAG
- a CDS encoding DUF1616 domain-containing protein, translated as MSHRTSTWTRFGIVRRYPFDLAAVSVGAVVAYLLVTGESGNEVLRLLATLPLALFLPGYGLGAVLFPAAKREDRETAATAADARPRGIDAVERIGLAFVLSLTIAPLVVLVLPITSWGLTTASVSAGLAGLAVCLAQLGVVRRLRTPASQRFTVSPLAGLERLRRNGRGAATVSTVVLVVAIGTAVGALLVGVLVPVSGGGFTELALYSENEDGEVVAGALPEEVEAGEAIPTVVEIENGEGEERAYTTVVQQQVLEDGAVVERTQLERTETTVPAGETENGERSVTPTADPGETVRISVLLYEDEPPSTPTNENAAESTHFWVTVTDG; from the coding sequence ATGAGTCATCGAACGAGTACCTGGACGCGGTTCGGGATCGTTCGCCGCTACCCGTTCGATCTCGCCGCCGTCTCGGTCGGCGCGGTCGTCGCGTACCTGCTCGTGACGGGCGAGAGCGGGAACGAAGTCCTTCGACTGCTGGCGACGCTGCCGCTCGCCCTGTTTCTGCCGGGCTACGGGCTGGGAGCGGTGCTGTTCCCGGCCGCCAAACGCGAGGACCGTGAGACGGCGGCGACGGCCGCCGACGCCCGCCCCCGCGGAATCGATGCCGTGGAACGGATCGGGCTGGCGTTCGTCCTGTCGCTGACGATCGCACCGCTGGTCGTGCTGGTGTTGCCGATCACGTCGTGGGGACTGACGACGGCCTCCGTGTCGGCGGGGCTGGCCGGCCTCGCCGTCTGTCTGGCCCAGCTCGGCGTGGTCCGGCGGCTCCGAACGCCGGCGTCACAGCGGTTTACCGTCTCGCCGCTGGCCGGCCTCGAGCGGCTCCGGCGGAACGGGCGAGGGGCGGCGACGGTGTCGACGGTGGTGTTGGTCGTGGCGATCGGAACGGCCGTCGGCGCGTTGCTCGTCGGCGTCCTCGTTCCCGTCTCGGGCGGCGGGTTCACCGAACTCGCGCTGTACAGCGAGAACGAGGACGGCGAGGTCGTCGCCGGCGCGCTCCCCGAGGAGGTCGAGGCGGGCGAGGCGATCCCGACCGTCGTCGAGATCGAGAACGGAGAGGGCGAGGAACGGGCGTACACGACCGTCGTCCAGCAGCAGGTCCTCGAGGACGGCGCGGTCGTCGAGCGGACGCAACTGGAGCGGACCGAGACGACCGTCCCGGCGGGGGAGACGGAAAACGGCGAGCGATCGGTCACGCCGACGGCCGATCCCGGCGAGACGGTTCGGATCAGCGTGTTGCTCTACGAGGACGAGCCGCCGTCGACCCCGACGAACGAAAACGCGGCCGAGAGTACGCACTTCTGGGTGACGGTCACCGACGGTTGA
- a CDS encoding PadR family transcriptional regulator has protein sequence MHDLTGFQRDLLYVIAGADRPSGQTVKDEVEKYYSSEINHGRLYPNLDTLVNKELVEKGQLDRRTNYYAITDAGREQIQERREWESQYVDF, from the coding sequence ATGCACGATCTGACCGGCTTCCAGCGCGACCTGCTGTACGTGATCGCAGGTGCCGACCGTCCGTCGGGCCAGACCGTCAAGGACGAAGTCGAGAAGTACTACAGTTCGGAGATCAATCACGGGCGGCTGTATCCGAACCTGGACACGCTCGTCAACAAGGAGTTAGTCGAGAAGGGGCAACTCGACAGGCGAACGAACTACTACGCGATCACCGATGCCGGTCGAGAGCAGATCCAAGAGCGTCGGGAGTGGGAATCGCAGTACGTCGATTTCTGA
- a CDS encoding winged helix-turn-helix domain-containing protein: MSTHASDTRSESTTNSATQLDVLGDDCARTILVATSEGPKTAKELTERTDSSSATVYRRINNLLESDLIAECVRFEDDGSHTTAYEATVDSLRVRIDADGIEVAVSEPNEPDLSDRE; the protein is encoded by the coding sequence ATGTCAACGCACGCGAGTGACACGCGATCGGAATCGACGACCAACTCCGCGACACAGCTGGACGTCCTCGGGGACGACTGCGCCCGGACGATCCTCGTCGCGACCAGCGAGGGACCGAAGACGGCCAAGGAACTGACCGAGCGGACCGACAGCTCGTCGGCGACCGTCTATCGCCGGATCAACAACCTCCTCGAGAGCGACCTCATCGCGGAGTGTGTGCGGTTCGAGGACGACGGCTCGCACACGACCGCCTACGAGGCGACCGTGGATAGCCTTCGGGTTCGGATCGACGCCGACGGGATCGAGGTCGCGGTGTCGGAGCCGAACGAGCCGGACCTGTCGGACCGAGAGTGA
- a CDS encoding DUF7563 family protein, whose product MESSTAGARCRNCGTHVTQQFARVFGDNGDVVHGCPSCTTYREMQSGGHLPGD is encoded by the coding sequence ATGGAATCGTCGACAGCCGGCGCTCGCTGTCGAAACTGCGGGACACACGTCACACAGCAGTTCGCTCGCGTCTTCGGCGATAACGGCGACGTCGTCCACGGCTGTCCGTCCTGTACGACCTATCGCGAGATGCAGTCCGGCGGCCACCTCCCCGGTGACTGA
- a CDS encoding DUF7344 domain-containing protein, with translation MSVQTNRADPLAESEVFHILGNDRRRAIVQLLAEDGGQIDVSDVASEIAATESDTTSVPNNLYKSVYVSLQQTHLPQLEEDDVIEYDSDAKTIQPGRHFDEVLQYVDGHADDHSRVLQLHLGCCFLGLVIIALVGLGLPVVSALDPVLSSVAVLLVVGASSLYRLLA, from the coding sequence ATGTCAGTTCAAACGAACCGAGCTGACCCGTTGGCGGAGAGCGAAGTGTTTCACATCCTTGGCAACGACAGGCGACGAGCGATCGTCCAGTTGCTCGCCGAGGACGGCGGACAGATCGACGTCTCCGACGTTGCGAGCGAAATCGCCGCGACCGAATCCGACACGACCTCGGTCCCGAACAACCTCTACAAGAGCGTCTACGTCTCCCTCCAGCAGACCCATCTCCCCCAACTCGAGGAAGACGACGTGATCGAGTACGACTCCGACGCGAAGACGATCCAGCCCGGTCGGCACTTCGACGAGGTCCTGCAGTACGTCGACGGCCACGCCGACGACCACTCTCGAGTCCTGCAGTTACATCTCGGCTGCTGTTTCCTCGGACTCGTGATCATCGCGCTGGTCGGGCTCGGCCTCCCGGTGGTTTCGGCTCTCGATCCGGTCCTCTCGAGCGTGGCGGTGTTGCTCGTCGTCGGCGCGAGCAGCCTCTATCGATTGCTCGCCTGA
- a CDS encoding DUF7282 domain-containing protein, giving the protein MNARKQVLVVLTALMVVCSGGAMVTAASGSGAVDSGDTASDGEYDSANETESDDTTTDDTAADENETADDETDLEEDAAGQQSAYVTFEDQETDGQTVVVENVTLASGGFVTIHNSSLLVGDVVESVIGTSEYLEAGTHEQVEVTLDEPLEEDETLIAMPHRDTNANEAYDFVESEGAADGPYLTADDEPVTDDAVVTVVAADEEPVAEEPAEDDNDTVVDQEPVEEDNDTVDDNETIVDQEPVEEDNDTVDDNETIVDQEPVEEDNDTVDDNETIVDQEPVEDDNETVVDEPETDDGLTINVVIEQLTVIVSEDGDGLEMDGETDAEHEDEQADDGNETDTDDDALEDDNGAVDDETESDTDDETTTDAAGLLDHGDMSFEQVTITVDVENIEIQSASETPSDDDGTEDELDTGTDDTETDTDDAADGADDAVADDGDQIQVTIEEATVYVNLGDMDEQPVEEEPVEEEEPVEEEPTDDNETEDDLEPIEDEPTEDNETEDGLDDEEPTEDNETEDNETEDGLDDEEPTEDNETEDDQVETEPAEAFEVSNLDAPASAEVGDTITVTATIENPSDEERTETAQFRLDGDLVDEQNVTLEGGESDDVEFEVDTSDLAAGDYIHMILADQTGEVATLELTEATDDTETDDTELEDGDDGLENDTDDNETADSGLDNDTDEETALVGA; this is encoded by the coding sequence ATGAACGCACGCAAACAGGTACTAGTCGTACTCACCGCGCTGATGGTAGTTTGCTCCGGCGGGGCGATGGTCACAGCAGCTTCGGGCTCTGGGGCCGTCGATTCGGGTGACACTGCCAGCGACGGCGAATACGACTCGGCGAACGAGACGGAGAGCGACGACACAACGACAGACGATACAGCCGCCGACGAGAACGAGACGGCGGACGACGAAACTGATCTCGAGGAAGACGCGGCCGGCCAGCAGTCCGCGTACGTGACGTTCGAAGACCAAGAGACCGACGGGCAGACGGTCGTGGTCGAGAACGTCACGCTCGCCAGCGGCGGCTTCGTGACGATCCACAACAGCAGCCTCTTGGTCGGTGACGTCGTCGAGAGCGTCATCGGAACCTCCGAGTATCTCGAGGCGGGGACCCACGAACAGGTCGAAGTCACCCTCGACGAACCGCTCGAGGAGGACGAGACGCTGATCGCGATGCCGCATCGGGATACGAACGCAAACGAGGCGTACGATTTCGTCGAGAGTGAGGGCGCGGCCGACGGGCCGTACCTCACGGCCGACGACGAGCCGGTGACCGACGACGCGGTGGTCACCGTCGTCGCGGCCGACGAGGAACCCGTTGCGGAGGAACCGGCCGAAGATGACAACGACACCGTCGTCGACCAGGAACCGGTCGAAGAAGATAACGACACCGTCGACGACAACGAAACTATCGTCGACCAGGAACCGGTTGAAGAAGATAACGACACCGTCGACGACAACGAAACTATCGTCGACCAGGAACCGGTTGAAGAAGATAACGACACCGTCGACGACAACGAAACTATCGTCGACCAGGAACCGGTTGAAGACGACAACGAAACCGTCGTCGACGAGCCGGAGACGGACGACGGGCTAACGATCAACGTCGTGATCGAACAGCTCACCGTCATCGTCAGCGAGGACGGTGACGGTCTCGAGATGGACGGCGAGACGGACGCCGAACACGAAGACGAGCAGGCCGACGACGGAAACGAGACGGACACTGACGACGACGCTCTGGAGGACGATAACGGAGCCGTCGACGACGAAACCGAGTCGGACACCGATGACGAGACTACGACGGACGCCGCCGGACTGCTCGATCACGGTGACATGTCCTTCGAGCAGGTGACGATCACCGTCGACGTCGAGAACATCGAGATCCAGAGCGCGTCCGAAACCCCTTCGGACGATGACGGAACCGAAGATGAACTCGACACCGGGACTGACGACACCGAAACCGACACCGACGACGCTGCAGACGGTGCCGATGACGCTGTCGCGGACGACGGTGACCAGATTCAGGTGACCATCGAAGAGGCCACCGTGTACGTCAACCTCGGCGACATGGACGAGCAGCCCGTCGAGGAAGAGCCGGTTGAGGAAGAGGAACCGGTCGAAGAGGAGCCGACCGACGACAACGAAACTGAAGACGACCTCGAGCCGATCGAGGACGAGCCAACCGAGGACAACGAGACCGAGGACGGCCTCGATGACGAAGAGCCAACCGAGGACAACGAGACCGAGGACAACGAGACCGAGGACGGCCTCGATGACGAAGAGCCAACCGAGGACAACGAAACTGAAGACGACCAGGTCGAGACGGAACCGGCGGAGGCCTTCGAGGTCAGTAACCTCGATGCGCCCGCGAGCGCCGAAGTCGGTGACACGATCACCGTGACGGCGACGATCGAGAACCCGAGCGACGAGGAACGCACCGAGACGGCACAGTTCCGTCTCGACGGTGACCTCGTCGACGAGCAGAACGTCACGCTCGAGGGCGGCGAGAGCGACGACGTCGAGTTCGAAGTCGACACGAGCGACCTCGCGGCCGGCGACTACATCCACATGATCCTGGCCGACCAGACCGGTGAAGTCGCGACCCTCGAGCTGACCGAGGCGACCGACGACACCGAGACTGACGACACCGAACTCGAGGACGGCGACGACGGCCTCGAGAACGACACCGACGACAACGAAACCGCGGACAGCGGTCTCGACAACGACACCGACGAAGAAACCGCACTCGTCGGCGCCTGA